Below is a genomic region from Rhizobium sp. 007.
CGGCGAATAGACGACGAAGAGCTGCATGGGCTCCGCGCCGGTATTTTTCGTCGAATGGAAGCGGCTTTCCGGAACATAGACCGTGCAGCCGGGCCCGACCTTCGTCGTGATCGGATTGCCGTTCTCGTCCTCAACCATCTGCTCGCCCTCGCCGGAGATGACGAAGATGATCTCCTCTGCCCCCGGATGATTGTGGCGGGCATGGCCCTCGCCACTCGGCAGGTCGACGACACCACCGGAAAAACGGTTGGCGCCGTTGACCTCCGGCGCCACCGTCAGCGACAGCTTGCCCCAGTCGAAACCGAAGGCGCTCACATCCTTTGGATAGATGAAATACGCGTCCTTTGCCATGAAACGGCCTCCTCCGTGTCCGTCCTCAGACGACCGCGCCGATGGCGAGCGCCTTGAAATCTTCCGTCTGCTTGCGGATCGCCGCCTCTGCCGGCAGGCGCTCCATCGAGCTTGCGCCGTAAAAGCCGTTGCAGCCAGGGCAACGCTCCAGGATGTAGCGCGCATCCTCAGGCATGGAAATCGGGCCGCCGTGGCAGAGCACGATGACGTCGTCGCGCACGGAGCGCGCGGCCTTGGCAATCGCCTTGATCTCATCGACGCAGTCATCGAGCGACTTGCCGGAGGTGGCGCCGATCGTGCCGCCGGTCGTCACCCCCATATGCGCCACGACGATGTCGGCGCCGGCAACCGTCATGTCGATCGCCTCGCTCTCATTGAAGACATAGGGCGTCGTCAGCAGGTCGAGCCCGTGGGCGGTGGCGATCATCTCGACCTCCAGAGCGTAGCCCATGCCCGTCTCCTCGAAACTCTGCCGCATCCGGCCGTCGAAGAGGCCAATTGTGGGGAAGTTCTGCACGCCGGAAAAGCCCATTGCCTTCAGGTCGGCGAGGAAGCGCGGCATCAGCACGAAGGGGTCCGTGCCGTTGACGCCGGCAAGCACCGGCGTCGTTTTCACGACGGGAAGCACCTCGAGCGCCATGTCCTTCACGATCTCGTTGGCATTGCCATAGGCGAGCAGGCCGGCCGCCGAGCCGCGGCCCGCCATGCGGTAGCGCCCCGAATTGTAGATGATGATGAGGTCGATGCCGCCCGCCTCCTCGGCCTTGGCGGAGATGCCCGTGCCGGCGCCTCCGCCGACGATCGGCACCCCGGCTGAGATCATGCCGTGGAATTTTTCGAGGATGGTCTTGCGAGGTATGGCTGGCATTGATGTTGTCTCTCAGGGGTTGGCGATGTCACGATAGGCCGCGACGGCGGCGTCTGCGAATTGCGGGTCGTTGATATGGAGCGGCAGGCGGACGATGCGTCGCGCCGCCGTCGGTTTCACGGTCGCCTCCAGCGCGGCAAAGAGCGCGGCGTCGGCTTGCGGGTCGAAGAATGCACCGCCTTCGATGTCGAGGGCCGAGACGCCCTTCTCGGGAATGAGGAAGCGTACGGGGCCGTGGCAGAGATTGAGCTTCTCGCCGATCCAGCGTCCGGTCTGCGCACATTCGGCGGGCGTCGTGCGCATCAGCGTGACGTTCGGGTTGTGGCGGTAGAAGAGCCGGTCGGCATAGTGCCCCGGCACCGTCTCCGGGGCCCAGAAATTTACCATGTCCAGCGCGCCGACGGAGCCGACATAGGGCAAGCCTGTGCGAGCGATCGCGCCGAAACGGTCCGGGGCGGCAGGCAGGACGCCACCGAAAAGCAAGTCGCAGACCTCGGTGGTCGTGATGTCGAGCACACCGCAGACGAGCCCGCTGTCGGCAAGCTTCTCCATCGTGCGCCCGCCCGTACCGGTGGCGTGGAAGACCAGGCAATCGTAGTCCGCCCTGAGGCGCTCGACCATGGCGGTTACTGCAGGTGTCGTTACCCCAAACATGGTAAGGCCGAGGGCCGGTTTCGACGCCGTCACCTCAGCGGGCCGGCTGGCCATGGCCGTGATCGCCTGGGCCGCATTGTGCAGGATGACCCGGCTCAGCCGGTTCAGGCCCGCCATGTCGGTGACCGAGGGCATCATCACGATGTCGGAAACATCGACATAGGGGGCGACATCGCCGGACGCGAGCGTCGAGACCATGATCTTAGGCAGGCCGAGCCGCAATTGGCGCATGCCTGCGGTGACGATCGAGGTGCCACCGCCTCCGCCGATACCGATGACGCCGGCAATGTCCTGGCGCTCGGCGAGGAAGCGCGAGAAGGCAATGCCCATTGCCTCGACCGCCCTGCCGCGGTCGTCGCAGGCAAGGACGGCTCCAACGCCCTCCGGATGGAAGGCCGCAACCGTCTCGGCATTTATATCGACGGCGGTCGCAGGCTGGCGCGTGCCGACATCGACGCGCACGACACCGCCGCCCGCCGTCTCGACGCAAGCGGCCAGATAGGCAAGCTCCTCGCCCTTCGTGTCGGCCGTTCCGACCACGTAGATGTGCTTCATTTCTCCTCCGCGACTAGGTGGTTTCCCACCCCGCCATATCCCACTCTTACAGCCACTCGATCGGCTCTTGCAAATTTGTGAGACGCGCGTATCATAAAGACATGCATGTCTCACGTCAACAGAACGAAACCGCCAGAACCGCCGAGCGAGGCCCGCGTGCCCGCACGCGGAAACTGATGCTCGAAACGGCAACGCGGCTCATGCAATCCGGCATCACTCCGTCGGTAAGCGAAGTCGCCGAGGCGGCCGAAGTCTCGCGCGCAACCGCCTACCGTTACTTTCCAAGCCAGGCTGCGCTCGTGCATGCCGTGGTGGACGAGGCTCTGGGACCCATACTCGACTGGTCGTCCGACAGTCCCGATGCGCGCACCCGCGTTGCCGACCTGCTGGCGACCGCGATGCCGCGCATTGACGAGTTCGAGGCCACCTTCAAAGCGGCGCTGAAGCTTTCGCTGGACCAGTGGGCGCAGCGCCAGGCCGGCACGCTCGGCAACGAGCCGTTGTTCACGCGCGGCCACCGCGTCGATCTCCTGAAGAGCGTGACCAGGCCCCTGCAGGGCACCGTGCCGCCCGAGGCCCGGGAACGCCTTGCACAGGCACTCTCCCTTGTCTTCGGCGTCGAGGTGCTGATCGTGTTGAAGGATATCTGGGGACTTACCTCCGAAAGCGCACAGTCTGTTGCCGCATGGGCGGCCAAGGCACTCGTTGAAGCTGCGGTACGGGAGGCGGGGAGCGAGGCATGACATTGACAACCCTCCGACCTACAATGAAAACTGGTTCGACCAGTTTAATGAATATCTTTCTGTGTTGTTGTCCGGATCGGCCACCATCAATCAGACTGCCCGACAAGACGACATCCAGAAATGCGAGTTTATCGGTGCGATCTAGAGACTTTGAAGGCGAGTCACGGGCGGAATCTCCGCCGAAAGTTGCTCTTGACGATAATTATATTTGGTACTACCAGATGAAGGAACCAGCATTCAGGCTAGAGATCTGAAACGGGGCAAGGGTCGGGGAGGCCCCACCAGAGCGAACAACCACCCATGAGGATCGGAAAGTCGGATCGGAAGGCCTGCAACGAAGCGGGAAGCGTGCATAAATGGGAGGAAACGTTATGCGCAAAACTATGACCGGTCTGTTGGCCGGTGTCGGCTTGATGTGGGCCTGCGGAACGTCCGCACAAGCCCAGGAACTGACGATCTTCTGGGCCGAGTGGGACCCAGCAAACTACCTTCAGGAGCTCGTGAACGAATACGAGGCTGAAACCGGCGTGAAGGTCACTGTCGAGACCACGCCGTGGGCCGACTTTCAGACCAAGGCCTTCACCGAGTTCAACGCCAAGGGCTCGGCCTACGACATGGTCGTCGGCGACAGCCAGTGGATCGGCGCTGCGTCCGAAGCCGGGCACTATGTCGATCTC
It encodes:
- a CDS encoding cupin domain-containing protein, giving the protein MAKDAYFIYPKDVSAFGFDWGKLSLTVAPEVNGANRFSGGVVDLPSGEGHARHNHPGAEEIIFVISGEGEQMVEDENGNPITTKVGPGCTVYVPESRFHSTKNTGAEPMQLFVVYSPAGPELALRELPDFRLLPPGS
- a CDS encoding phosphoenolpyruvate hydrolase family protein, translated to MPAIPRKTILEKFHGMISAGVPIVGGGAGTGISAKAEEAGGIDLIIIYNSGRYRMAGRGSAAGLLAYGNANEIVKDMALEVLPVVKTTPVLAGVNGTDPFVLMPRFLADLKAMGFSGVQNFPTIGLFDGRMRQSFEETGMGYALEVEMIATAHGLDLLTTPYVFNESEAIDMTVAGADIVVAHMGVTTGGTIGATSGKSLDDCVDEIKAIAKAARSVRDDVIVLCHGGPISMPEDARYILERCPGCNGFYGASSMERLPAEAAIRKQTEDFKALAIGAVV
- a CDS encoding Tm-1-like ATP-binding domain-containing protein, which gives rise to MKHIYVVGTADTKGEELAYLAACVETAGGGVVRVDVGTRQPATAVDINAETVAAFHPEGVGAVLACDDRGRAVEAMGIAFSRFLAERQDIAGVIGIGGGGGTSIVTAGMRQLRLGLPKIMVSTLASGDVAPYVDVSDIVMMPSVTDMAGLNRLSRVILHNAAQAITAMASRPAEVTASKPALGLTMFGVTTPAVTAMVERLRADYDCLVFHATGTGGRTMEKLADSGLVCGVLDITTTEVCDLLFGGVLPAAPDRFGAIARTGLPYVGSVGALDMVNFWAPETVPGHYADRLFYRHNPNVTLMRTTPAECAQTGRWIGEKLNLCHGPVRFLIPEKGVSALDIEGGAFFDPQADAALFAALEATVKPTAARRIVRLPLHINDPQFADAAVAAYRDIANP
- a CDS encoding TetR/AcrR family transcriptional regulator, which produces MHVSRQQNETARTAERGPRARTRKLMLETATRLMQSGITPSVSEVAEAAEVSRATAYRYFPSQAALVHAVVDEALGPILDWSSDSPDARTRVADLLATAMPRIDEFEATFKAALKLSLDQWAQRQAGTLGNEPLFTRGHRVDLLKSVTRPLQGTVPPEARERLAQALSLVFGVEVLIVLKDIWGLTSESAQSVAAWAAKALVEAAVREAGSEA